CGGGCAGCTCCGTGATCCGCTCGAAGAGCAGCGAGCCGCGCGCATCGTAGAGGAAGCGGCACGGGATCGACTTCGCGGCGGCCGTCAGGCCCGCGCGCACGGCGGCCGCGAAGTCGTCGCGCTCGCCCGCCGCATGGGAGACGGGCTCGAGGTGCAGCCGCGGTGGGTCGTCGCCGCGAGCGGTGTCGTCCGCGCTCGGGCGGCGTCCCGTCTTCGTCTGCTCGCTCTTCCGTCGGTCGACGCGGTGCATGGGCCTCCCCTGCGAGGGCTCGACGTGCGCGCGGCGCCCACTCTACCAGCCGTGCGCGTCGAGCGGGCGCCGCCGCGCGATCAGCGCGCTCGCGCTGCGGCCGCGCGGAAGAGGCCCGCCGCGATCGCGGGCTCGGCGGGCGGCGTGCGCGCGAGCGCGACCGCGGCGTCGACGTGTGCGGGCTCGCGCAGGCCGACGACGACGGTCGATACGCCGTGCGTGCTGCGCGCGAACTGCAGGGCGCACTGCGCGTCGCCCCGCGTTTCGGGGTAGGCCGCGCGCACGAACGCGGGCACGTGGCCGACGATGCGTCCGCCGAAGAGCGGCGCGCTCGCGAGCACGAGCGTGCCCGTGTCGACGAGCAGCTCGACGACGCTCGCGGTCGCGCCGCCCGAGAGCTGCGACGCGAGTGCCGCGCCTTCGCCGACCGCGAGCCCGTACGGCATCTGCACGGCGCGAAGATGGTGGTCGCCGCTCCCCGCCTCGAGCGCGGCCTCGAAGACGTCGAACACCGAGAGGTGCTCGCGCTCGGTGTGCGGGACGAGGAAGCCGTTCCACGTGCACACGCCGTAGGCCGCGATGTGACCGTGTGCGACCTCGTCCTCGAGCGCCGCGAACGTCTCGACGAGGGCGTCGCGGAAGCCGTCGGGCCCGAGCTCGCGCAGGTGCAGCTCGGGCTCCTGCACGAGATAGAAGTCGATCGTCTCGAGCCCGAGGTTGGCGCGGCTCCGCGCGATCTGGTCGCGCAGGAAGCGAGGCTGCATGCAGTGGCCGCCGACGAGCCGGTCGGGATCGACGAGCCCGCTCTCGAGATACGTGGCGACGAGATTCCGGTGCACCTCGGCGCGCGTCTGCGCGAAGCGCGCGTCGGCGGTGAGCGCGCCGCCCTTCGTCACGACCACCACTTCGTCGCGCGCGACGAGGCCGCTCGCGATCGCGCGGGCGAGCGCGGCGCCGACGGCGCGCTCGCTCGTCTGCATGCGGTCCGACAGCGCGGTGTCGACGACGTTGCAGCCTGCCTCGAGCAGGGTCTCGAGCGCCGAGCGGTAGAGCAGGTCGTCGACGCCGCCGGGCGCGCCCTGTCGCGTTCCGAGTGCCAGCGACGACACGAGGAGGCGATCCGGCGCGCGGAAGTGCCCGGCGCAGGCGGGAGCGCGCGCCGCATAGCGGCGCGTGCCTTCGGGCGTCGCGCGCCCGGGGATCGGGCCGGAGTTCGAGTGGAGGCTCATTGCGCGTCGTCGGGTCGGCAGTCGGTGGTCGGGAAGCGGCGTTCGGGCGTGCGCGGGCGGCCGCAGTGCGCCGTGGCGAGGTTGCGAGTGCGTCGTCCGGGCGCGCGAGTGTACGCCACGCGGACGCGCTCGCGCGGCTTGCGCTCGGCGCGCGGCGTCCTCGACACTCGCCCTCGCGCGCGCGTCGTGCGGGGAGGGACGATGAAGGAGCTGTTCTCGATCGAGGGGAAGGTCGCGCTCGTGACGGGCGGTGCGAGCGGGATCGGCGAGATGATCGCGACCGGCTTCGTCGAGGCCGGCGCGCGCGTGTACGTCGCGTCGCGCAAGGCCGACGCGCTCGATCGCGTGGCCGCGCGGCTCTCGCGTTCGGGCTCGTGCACGCCGATCGTCGCCGACCTCGCGAGCGAGGACGCGTGCCGCGCCCTCGCCGCCGACCTCGCCGATCGCGAGGACGCCCTGCACGTGCTCGTCAACAACGCGGGCGCGACCTGGGGAGCGCCCCTCGAGGAGTACCCCGACGCAGCGTGGGACAAGCTGTGGGCCCTCAACGTCAAGGCCGTCTTCGCGCTCACGCGCGCGTGTGCGCCCCTCCTGCGCGCGGCGACGCGTCCGGGCGACCCCGCGCGCGTCATCAACGTGGGCTCGGTCGACGGCATCCAGGTTCCCGCGCTCGAGACGTACGCGTACTCGGCGAGCAAGGCGGCCGTCCACCAGCTGACGCGCGTGCTCGCGCGCAAGCTCGCGCCCGAGATCACGGTCAACGCGATCGCGCCGGGCCCCTTCCAGAGCCGCATGATGCGCGCGACGCTCGACGCGGCGGGCGACGCGATCGCGCGCTCGGTTCCCCTCCGCCGCATCGGCGAGCCCGAGGACATGGCGGGCGTTGCGATCTTCCTCGCATCGCGCGCGGGCGCGTGGATCACCGGCGACGTGATTCCCGTCGACGGCGGGATCGTCACGACGAAGTGAGGAGTGCGCGACGTCGCCGCGCCCCGGATGGCACGCGCGAGGCGGCGCTCTAGCGTTCCTCGCGCGCGAGAGCGGCTCGCGCTTCGTGGGGGTTTCCGCGCTGTGGCGCGCGCGGCTCGGACGTTATGTTCCGCGCGCTCGCTCCGACGCGGCTCTCGTTCCCTGCGGAAGTCCACCCTCCACGCGGGACGCCCATGGCACGCAACGCGCTGCACGAGCTCCATCGTCCGGTCCGCAGCGCGGCGTCTCCGCCGGCGTCGACGGGTTCCGGATCGATCGGTCGGCGAGTCGGCGCCGAAGCCGACGAGGCGGTGCCGGTCGACGTCGACGAGCTCGAGCTGCTCGAGTTCCTCGAGGCGGATCTGCTCCCGAGCCCCGCGCATCCCGCCTTCCGGCGGCAGCTCCGCGACCACCTTCGCGCGCTCTTGCGCGAGCGCGGCACGCTGCCCGCGCGGGCCGGCGCATGCGCGGACGCCGAGGCCGGGGAAGCGCCGCGCGTGCGCGGCGAAGCCGGCGAGCGAGCCGAAGCGGACGCGTGCACCACGGCGGACGCGGCGGTCCCGGCGGACGGCGAAGGCGGCGTCGACCGGCACTGAGCGCCGCCCGCTCGCGCCGCCCGCTCGCGCTGCCCCTTCGCGCCGCAGCGCGCCGGCAAAGCGCGCGCCTAGCGCCGGCCCCCGCCCGATCGCGCGCGCGCGACGTACACCGCGTGGCGCAGTCCGCCGCGCCCGGGGCGGCGGATCTCGAAGGTCATTCCCGCGCCGCGAAGCCTCGCCTCGAAGCCCGCGTCGCGGTGCTCGCTCCAGAGGACGAAGGCTCCCCCCGGCGTCAGGGCGCGCGCCGTCGTTCGCAGCGCGCGCTCTCCGTACACGGGGTGCTGGCGCGCGCCGCGCCCGTGATGCGGACCTTCGTCGAGGTCGAGCGCGATCGCGTCGAAGCGCTCGTCCGGGCTCGCGGCCGCGCGCGCGATGCGCGCGGCGACGTCGACGATCTCGATCGCGACGCGCGGGTCGAGGACGGCGCCGGACGACACGGGGGCGAGCGGCCCGCGGCACCAGTCGACGATGCGCTCGGTCAGCTCGGCCACCGCCACCCGCGCGCCTGCCGGCAGCGCGTCGAGCGCAGCGCGGAGCGTGCAGCCCATCCCGAGCCCCCCGATCAGGACGCGCGGCACGGGTGCTCTCTCGCACGCGAGCTCCGCCGCGAGCCGGCCGAGCGCCTCCTCCGAACGGCTCTGCCGGCTGTTCATGAGCACGCGGCCCGCGAGCGCGATCAGGAAGTCGCCGTCGGCGCGCCGCCGCAGCTCGAGCCGGCCGCGCGCCGTCGCGACGCCGTCGACCGTCTCCCAGGCTCGCGTCATGCGCGCAGTGTGCGGGCCGCGCGGGCAGCTGTCAGCCCGCCGCCACGCGACTACCTTCGGCGCCGCGAACCGCAGGAGGAAGCCCCGCCCGATGGCGATCTTCGACGACGTGAGCACGCAGATGAAGGACGCGCTTCGCGCGAAGCAGGCGACGCGGCTCGCCGCGCTGCGATCGATCCGCGCCGCGTTCCTGAACGAGCTCAAGAAGGACAACTCCGAGCGCCTCGACGACGAGACGTGCACCGCGCTCCTCCGCCGCCTCGAGAAGCAGCGCAAGGAGAGCATCGAGGCCTTCGAGGCGGCGGGACGCGCGGACCGCGTCGCGACCGAACGCGAGGAGCTCGCGGTCGTGCAGTCCTTCCTGCCGAGCCTCGCCGACGAGGCGACGACGCGCGCGTGGGTCGCCGACGCGATCGCCGCCTCGGGCGCGGCCGCGCCGAGCGACGCGGGCAAGGTGATGGGGGCGCTCATGAAGGCGCACAAGGGCGAGGTCGACGGCAACCTCGCCCGGGCCATCGCCCAGGAGCTCCTCGCGAGCGGCGCCTAGCGACGCGTGGCCGCGGACGCGGGCTAGAGGTTGTAGCCGGTCTCGCCGTGCAGCGAGAGGTCGAGCCCCATCCGCTCGTCGGCGTCGTCGACGCGCAGCGCGACGGCGAGCCCGGTGAGCTTCAGCAGCGCGTAGCTCGCGATGCCCGTGTACACGATCGTGATCGCGGCCGCGGCCGCCTGCGCGCCGAGCTGGCTCGCGACGGTCGCGCCGTCGGCGAGCCCGCCGCCGCCGAACGCGCTCGATGCGAAGACCGCGGCGAGCAGCGTTCCCACGAACCCGCCGACGCCGTGGACGCCGAAGACGTCGAGCGAGTCGTCGTAGCCGAGCCGGTTCTTCAGCACCGCCGCCGCGTACCAGCAGATGCTGCCCGACGCGAGGCCGATCGCGAGCGCGCCCACCGGCCCGATGTAGCCCGAGGCGGGCGTCACCGCGGCGAGCCCGGCGATCGAGCCCGTCGCCGCGCCGAGCACGCTCGGCTTGCCGAACTTCACCCACTCGATCGCCATCCACGCGAGCGTGGCCGCGCACGCCGAGACGTGTGTGACGACCAGCGCCATGGCGGCCGTGCCGTTCGCGCCGAGCGCGCTGCCCGCGTTGAAGCCGAACCAGCCGACCCACAGCATCGCGGTGCCCATGAACGTCATCGTGAGGTTGTGCGGCGGCATCGCCGTGCGCCCGTAGCCGTCGCGCGGGCCGACCACGAGGCACGTCACGAGTGCCGCGACGCCCGCCGTGATGTGCACGACGATGCCGCCCGCGAAGTCGAGCACGCCCCACTGCGAGAACAGGCCGCCGCCCCACGTCATGTGGCAGATCGGGGCGTAGACGACGACCACCCACAGCGAGGAGAACACGAGCATCGCCGAGAAGCGCATGCGCTCGGCGAACGCGCCGATCACGAGCGCGGGCGTGATCACCGCGAACGTCATCTGGAAGGCGAAGAAGAGGGGCTCGGGGATCGTTCCGGCGAGCGTCGCGCCGTCGATGCCGACGAGGAACGCCTTCGAGAGGTCGCCCACGAGCGCGTTGCCCTCGGCGAACGACAGGCTGTACGCGCCGCACAGCCAGAGGAGGCTCACGATCGCCGTGAGCGCGAGACACTGCATGAGCAGCGACAGCACGTTCTTCGTGCGCACGAGCCCGCCGTAGAAGAGCGCGAGCGCGGGGATGTTCATGAACAGCACGAGCGCGGTGGACGTGAGGACCCACGCCGTGTCGCCGGAGTCGAGCGCATCCTCGGCCCGCGCGGCGGACGGGATCAGCGAAGCGGCGAGGGCGATCGGAGCGAGCAGGACGAGCCGGGCGCGCGCGACCGTGCGCGCGGCCGACGACGGGCGATGCGACATCGTGGAATCCTCGGTGGGCGGGCCGTGCGGAGCCGCTCGGCCTCCGCGCCGAGGGCCCCGCGCGGTGGCGGAAACGGCGCGCGATTCTAGGCGCGATCGGGCGGCTTCCGGCTCGCCCGGGTCGATCCGAACCGATGGGAATTGCTCGCGAAACGAGCATCTGCGCGCGAATTGGGCGCGACCCGCGCCGGCTGCTCGAAAAATGAGCGGGCCGGCCCCCGCGCGCCCGCCTACGCTCGCGCGCCGGAGGTGCAATGGACCAGGAGCCCCGGATCGCCGTGTTCGTCGACTTCGAGAACCTCGCGCTCGGCGTGAGGCAGGCGAAGGGGGCGAACCACTTCGACGTGGACCTCATCCTGAAGCGCCTGCTCGAGAAGGGGCGCATCGTCTTCAAGCGCGCCTACTGCGACTGGACGAAGTACCGCGACGACAAGCGGACCTTCCACACGCACGGGATCGAGCTCGTCGACATCCCGCACACCAAGCAGAGCGGCAAGAACAGCGCCGACATCCACATGGTCGTCGATGCCATGGATCTCTGTTATGCGAAGACGCACATCGACATCTTCGCGCTCATCACCGGCGACAGCGACTTCTCCCCGCTCGTCTCGAAGCTCAAGGAGAACGACAAGCGCGTGATCGGCTGCGGCGTGCGCAACTCGACCTCCGACCTGCTGCTCTCCAACTGCGACGAGTTCATCTTCTACGACGACCTCGCGACGGCCGCGGCGCGGCCCCGCGCGAGCGCGAAGCGCGGCCAGAAGCCGACCGGCAAGGACGCCATCTTCGACCAGCTCACCGAGATCGTGCGCTCGCTGCAGTCCGACTACGACCCGCTCTGGGGATCGATCGTGAAGCAGACGATGCGGCGCGTGGCGCCCGACTTCAACGAGTCGCAGCACGGCTTCAAGCTGTTCTCCGAGCTGCTCGAGGCCGCGGACGA
This genomic interval from Myxococcota bacterium contains the following:
- a CDS encoding aldo/keto reductase, whose translation is MSLHSNSGPIPGRATPEGTRRYAARAPACAGHFRAPDRLLVSSLALGTRQGAPGGVDDLLYRSALETLLEAGCNVVDTALSDRMQTSERAVGAALARAIASGLVARDEVVVVTKGGALTADARFAQTRAEVHRNLVATYLESGLVDPDRLVGGHCMQPRFLRDQIARSRANLGLETIDFYLVQEPELHLRELGPDGFRDALVETFAALEDEVAHGHIAAYGVCTWNGFLVPHTEREHLSVFDVFEAALEAGSGDHHLRAVQMPYGLAVGEGAALASQLSGGATASVVELLVDTGTLVLASAPLFGGRIVGHVPAFVRAAYPETRGDAQCALQFARSTHGVSTVVVGLREPAHVDAAVALARTPPAEPAIAAGLFRAAAARAR
- a CDS encoding SDR family oxidoreductase, which produces MKELFSIEGKVALVTGGASGIGEMIATGFVEAGARVYVASRKADALDRVAARLSRSGSCTPIVADLASEDACRALAADLADREDALHVLVNNAGATWGAPLEEYPDAAWDKLWALNVKAVFALTRACAPLLRAATRPGDPARVINVGSVDGIQVPALETYAYSASKAAVHQLTRVLARKLAPEITVNAIAPGPFQSRMMRATLDAAGDAIARSVPLRRIGEPEDMAGVAIFLASRAGAWITGDVIPVDGGIVTTK
- a CDS encoding spermidine synthase, yielding MTRAWETVDGVATARGRLELRRRADGDFLIALAGRVLMNSRQSRSEEALGRLAAELACERAPVPRVLIGGLGMGCTLRAALDALPAGARVAVAELTERIVDWCRGPLAPVSSGAVLDPRVAIEIVDVAARIARAAASPDERFDAIALDLDEGPHHGRGARQHPVYGERALRTTARALTPGGAFVLWSEHRDAGFEARLRGAGMTFEIRRPGRGGLRHAVYVARARSGGGRR
- a CDS encoding GatB/YqeY domain-containing protein; this encodes MAIFDDVSTQMKDALRAKQATRLAALRSIRAAFLNELKKDNSERLDDETCTALLRRLEKQRKESIEAFEAAGRADRVATEREELAVVQSFLPSLADEATTRAWVADAIAASGAAAPSDAGKVMGALMKAHKGEVDGNLARAIAQELLASGA
- a CDS encoding ammonium transporter, with protein sequence MSHRPSSAARTVARARLVLLAPIALAASLIPSAARAEDALDSGDTAWVLTSTALVLFMNIPALALFYGGLVRTKNVLSLLMQCLALTAIVSLLWLCGAYSLSFAEGNALVGDLSKAFLVGIDGATLAGTIPEPLFFAFQMTFAVITPALVIGAFAERMRFSAMLVFSSLWVVVVYAPICHMTWGGGLFSQWGVLDFAGGIVVHITAGVAALVTCLVVGPRDGYGRTAMPPHNLTMTFMGTAMLWVGWFGFNAGSALGANGTAAMALVVTHVSACAATLAWMAIEWVKFGKPSVLGAATGSIAGLAAVTPASGYIGPVGALAIGLASGSICWYAAAVLKNRLGYDDSLDVFGVHGVGGFVGTLLAAVFASSAFGGGGLADGATVASQLGAQAAAAAITIVYTGIASYALLKLTGLAVALRVDDADERMGLDLSLHGETGYNL
- a CDS encoding NYN domain-containing protein; its protein translation is MDQEPRIAVFVDFENLALGVRQAKGANHFDVDLILKRLLEKGRIVFKRAYCDWTKYRDDKRTFHTHGIELVDIPHTKQSGKNSADIHMVVDAMDLCYAKTHIDIFALITGDSDFSPLVSKLKENDKRVIGCGVRNSTSDLLLSNCDEFIFYDDLATAAARPRASAKRGQKPTGKDAIFDQLTEIVRSLQSDYDPLWGSIVKQTMRRVAPDFNESQHGFKLFSELLEAADDRGDLQIEYDEARGNYKVRLAPARS